The following proteins come from a genomic window of Pirellula staleyi DSM 6068:
- the coaE gene encoding dephospho-CoA kinase (Dephospho-CoA kinase (CoaE) performs the final step in coenzyme A biosynthesis.): MKVVGLVGGVASGKSLVAKRLAELGGKILSGDETGHAVLRDPEVIEAIRARWGSEVLDSQGQVDRPSVARHVFGDDKKEDRKFLDQLTHPRIKQKLLAELEAHRAADEKLVVLDAALLLEAGWRDLCDVVLFVDAPHEARLARARSRGWSDAMFAAREQAQWPLEKKRTHASAVIDNSGTTAATLQQVDEIFDLLVSRQCGR; this comes from the coding sequence ATGAAAGTCGTTGGACTCGTGGGAGGTGTTGCCAGTGGCAAGAGTCTCGTGGCCAAGCGACTGGCCGAGTTGGGTGGCAAAATCTTAAGTGGCGATGAAACAGGACACGCCGTGCTGCGCGATCCTGAGGTGATCGAAGCGATTCGCGCTCGCTGGGGTAGCGAGGTGCTCGATTCGCAGGGACAGGTCGACCGGCCAAGTGTGGCGCGGCATGTGTTTGGCGACGACAAGAAAGAGGATCGCAAGTTCCTCGATCAGCTAACACACCCACGCATTAAGCAGAAGCTGCTCGCCGAACTCGAGGCACATCGAGCTGCCGACGAAAAACTGGTGGTGCTCGACGCTGCTCTGCTGCTGGAAGCGGGCTGGCGCGACCTGTGCGATGTGGTGCTGTTTGTCGATGCGCCGCACGAGGCTCGACTTGCGCGGGCTCGCAGCCGAGGCTGGAGCGACGCCATGTTCGCAGCCCGCGAACAAGCGCAGTGGCCCCTCGAGAAAAAACGGACGCACGCATCGGCAGTAATTGATAACAGTGGCACTACTGCCGCGACTCTGCAGCAAGTGGACGAGATTTTTGATCTGCTTGTTTCGCGTCAGTGTGGCC